One genomic region from Nocardioides plantarum encodes:
- a CDS encoding cell division protein CrgA, producing the protein MAKLKAKQQTFDPDRGPVLSIRFGIALLLIVVGIAYIAFYYLGVRAPDPSPEVLDPKSTGPGFMRDLGGWNYVIGFGVFFVGLILTAHPATPLGRGRGVVVGMLGCFLIGLAWICVYYAIAQDTSNVPVFNDLDQKNLVVGIAFMAVGFTFATRWE; encoded by the coding sequence GTGGCCAAGCTCAAGGCGAAGCAGCAGACCTTCGACCCCGACCGGGGGCCGGTCCTCAGCATCCGATTCGGGATCGCCCTGCTGCTGATCGTGGTGGGCATCGCCTACATCGCGTTCTACTACCTCGGCGTCCGCGCCCCCGACCCGTCCCCCGAGGTCCTCGACCCCAAGTCGACCGGGCCCGGCTTCATGCGCGACCTCGGCGGCTGGAACTACGTGATCGGCTTCGGCGTCTTCTTCGTCGGCCTGATCCTCACCGCCCACCCGGCCACCCCCCTCGGCCGCGGCCGCGGCGTCGTGGTCGGCATGCTCGGCTGCTTCCTGATCGGCCTGGCCTGGATCTGCGTCTACTACGCCATCGCCCAGGACACCTCCAACGTCCCGGTCTTCAACGACCTCGACCAGAAGAACCTGGTCGTCGGCATCGCCTTCATGGCGGTCGGCTTCACCTTCGCCACGCGCTGGGAGTGA
- a CDS encoding DUF881 domain-containing protein: MPPPDRNDPGAEPDVEPDVEPDVEQRTPPRTDPRRHTGWGWRLGTPVVVTAVGALFVISATNSQGTDLRPGRYTDLASLTDNESRAYQQLQGRASDLKTEVDRLTRDVDDKRVRRTERQAAALRSSAGLRAVSGSGVKIVLSDAPEDVLEAALAEAGSDDPAADVNLQPLVVHQQDIQAVVNALWAGGARAVTVQGQRIVTTTGIKCTGSAVQLQGVPYPQPYTIEAVGDPAELVASIDSDAWTTGFRADAGRPEVGVGWDLSEQDRVEAPAYDGLLDVDLARPQPR; the protein is encoded by the coding sequence GTGCCGCCCCCCGACCGAAACGACCCCGGCGCCGAGCCCGACGTCGAGCCCGACGTCGAGCCCGACGTCGAGCAGCGCACCCCGCCCCGCACCGACCCACGCCGACACACCGGCTGGGGCTGGCGACTCGGCACGCCCGTGGTCGTGACCGCCGTCGGGGCGCTCTTCGTCATCAGCGCCACCAACAGCCAGGGCACCGACCTGCGCCCGGGGCGCTACACCGACCTGGCCAGCCTGACCGACAACGAGTCGCGCGCCTACCAGCAGCTCCAGGGCCGGGCGAGCGACCTCAAGACCGAGGTCGACCGGTTGACCCGCGACGTCGACGACAAGCGCGTACGCCGCACCGAGCGTCAGGCCGCCGCGCTGCGGTCGTCCGCCGGGCTGCGGGCGGTATCGGGCTCGGGGGTCAAGATCGTGCTGTCCGACGCCCCCGAGGACGTCTTGGAGGCGGCCCTGGCCGAGGCCGGCAGCGACGACCCCGCCGCCGACGTCAACCTGCAGCCGCTGGTGGTGCACCAGCAGGACATCCAGGCCGTGGTCAACGCGCTGTGGGCGGGCGGGGCGCGAGCCGTGACCGTGCAGGGCCAGCGGATCGTCACCACCACCGGCATCAAGTGCACCGGCTCCGCGGTCCAGCTGCAGGGCGTCCCCTACCCGCAGCCCTACACGATCGAGGCGGTCGGCGACCCCGCCGAGCTCGTCGCGTCGATCGACTCCGACGCCTGGACCACCGGCTTCCGCGCCGACGCCGGCCGCCCCGAGGTCGGGGTCGGGTGGGACCTCAGCGAGCAGGACCGCGTCGAGGCGCCGGCGTACGACGGCCTGCTCGACGTCGACCTGGCCAGGCCCCAACCCCGCTGA
- the pknB gene encoding Stk1 family PASTA domain-containing Ser/Thr kinase, with translation MNDHRSDESGPTVVGGRYELGELLGRGGMAEVRKGTDSRLGRIVAVKRLRTDLASDATFQARFRREAQSSASLNHPSIVAVYDTGEEPATDGSGVAQPYIVMEYVAGRTLRDILREGRKILPERALEITSGVLSALDYSHRAGIIHRDIKPGNVMLTPSGDVKVMDFGIARAMSDAANSMTQTAAVVGTAQYLSPEQARGEQVDSRSDVYSAGCLLYELLTGRPPFVGDSPVAVAYQHVREQADPPSDHDTDLGPAVDAIVMKSLAKRLEDRYQSAAAMRTDIERYLAGRPVEAAAHPVAAPEPPRPVPVPTPVPAVAATPPRRPEPTPLAPDDSPPRTGLWLVLGLLTVALLIAGWFLVKDSLFPDSPETKAVPNVVGMTEQQARTEIGAAGFSVKEPPTSVNSDTEPSGNVIDQSPAGDSYQEPGTAIELTISIGQAEVSVPDVTNKSLEDAEAELKQAGFVVTKKEEESDEPEREILRQDPAGGTEVAKGTRITLFYSDGQEEVPDVVGDSRDLAQRKIKGRGFEPDIVEQPTDKPEENNRVVRQAQPPGTLLNEGGIVTVFVAVYTAPTTTSPPPSTPGETTPPPDNPPETTPPPP, from the coding sequence GTGAACGACCACAGGTCCGACGAGTCCGGCCCCACCGTGGTCGGCGGCCGCTACGAGCTGGGCGAGCTGCTCGGGCGCGGCGGCATGGCCGAGGTCCGCAAGGGCACCGACTCCCGCCTCGGTCGCATCGTCGCGGTCAAGCGGCTGCGCACCGACCTGGCCAGCGACGCCACCTTCCAGGCCCGCTTCCGGCGCGAGGCGCAGTCGTCTGCCTCGCTCAACCACCCCTCGATCGTCGCGGTCTACGACACCGGCGAGGAGCCCGCCACCGACGGCAGCGGCGTCGCCCAGCCCTACATCGTGATGGAGTACGTCGCCGGGCGCACCCTGCGCGACATCCTGCGCGAGGGCCGCAAGATCCTGCCCGAGCGGGCCCTCGAGATCACCAGCGGCGTGCTCTCGGCCCTCGACTACAGCCACCGCGCCGGCATCATCCACCGCGACATCAAGCCCGGCAACGTGATGCTCACCCCCAGCGGCGACGTCAAGGTGATGGACTTCGGCATCGCCCGGGCGATGAGCGACGCCGCCAACTCCATGACCCAGACCGCCGCGGTCGTCGGCACCGCGCAGTACCTCTCCCCCGAGCAGGCCCGGGGCGAGCAGGTCGACTCGCGCTCCGACGTCTACTCCGCGGGCTGCCTGCTCTACGAGCTGCTCACCGGCCGGCCGCCGTTCGTCGGCGACAGCCCGGTCGCCGTCGCCTACCAGCACGTGCGCGAGCAGGCCGACCCGCCGTCCGACCACGACACCGACCTGGGCCCGGCCGTCGACGCCATCGTGATGAAGTCGCTGGCCAAGCGACTCGAGGACCGCTACCAGTCGGCCGCGGCGATGCGCACCGACATCGAGCGCTACCTGGCCGGACGACCGGTCGAGGCGGCGGCGCACCCCGTGGCGGCCCCCGAGCCCCCGCGCCCGGTCCCCGTCCCCACTCCTGTCCCGGCGGTGGCCGCCACCCCGCCGCGCCGCCCCGAGCCGACGCCGCTGGCGCCGGACGACAGCCCACCGCGCACGGGCCTGTGGCTCGTGCTCGGACTGCTCACCGTGGCGCTGCTCATCGCCGGGTGGTTCCTGGTCAAGGACTCGCTCTTCCCCGACTCGCCCGAGACGAAGGCCGTGCCCAACGTCGTCGGGATGACCGAGCAGCAGGCCCGCACCGAGATCGGCGCGGCCGGCTTCTCGGTCAAGGAGCCCCCGACCTCGGTCAACAGCGACACCGAGCCGAGCGGCAACGTGATCGACCAGTCCCCCGCCGGCGACTCCTACCAGGAGCCGGGCACCGCGATCGAGCTGACCATCTCGATCGGTCAGGCCGAGGTGTCCGTGCCCGACGTGACGAACAAGTCGCTCGAGGACGCCGAGGCCGAGCTCAAGCAGGCCGGGTTCGTGGTCACCAAGAAGGAGGAGGAGAGCGACGAGCCCGAGCGGGAGATCCTGCGCCAGGACCCCGCCGGTGGCACCGAGGTCGCCAAGGGCACCCGGATCACGCTCTTCTACTCCGACGGGCAGGAGGAGGTCCCCGACGTCGTCGGCGACAGCCGCGACCTCGCCCAGCGCAAGATCAAGGGCCGTGGGTTCGAGCCCGACATCGTCGAGCAGCCGACCGACAAGCCGGAGGAGAACAACCGCGTCGTCCGTCAGGCCCAGCCTCCCGGCACCCTGCTCAACGAGGGCGGCATCGTGACCGTCTTCGTCGCGGTCTACACCGCACCCACCACGACGTCACCGCCGCCGAGCACACCGGGGGAGACCACGCCGCCTCCGGACAACCCGCCCGAGACGACACCGCCGCCGCCCTGA
- a CDS encoding serine/threonine-protein kinase, with protein MTESQEFADTAGRYRLDSRIATGGMGEVWRATDTALGREVAVKLLKTEYADDPVFRSRFETEARHAAALHHPGVAAVYDVGERDATDGSGHPRPFLVMELVEGQPLSALIGAGRDLDPVAVRDLLAQVGEALGAAHRAGIIHRDVKPANLIVTPAGKVKVTDFGIARAADGVGITRTGAVMGTPQYLSPEQAEGRPATAASDVYALGVVAFECLAGRRPFDAESPVATALAHIREPVPSLPARVPADLAAVVTRALSKSPEDRYPDGAAFAAALRDPATAAVQRPPAVAPVVPASDATQTQVLAATPYEPSYEPAHEPAAAPATSSTPVADDERTNPWPLVLVVLLVVALAVVVILLLTGNDDDSEPASTPPSTTGRSTAPTETTPTSTAPGTVSVDEGLYVGQQVDDVEADLRELDLRVQRNGQDNDNPDLDGQVTAVSPSGDVQPGETITVTYWDDAPETPTSEPPSSPPSSPPSSPPSSPPSSPPTSPPSSPPPSDPVTPPTEGVPTP; from the coding sequence ATGACCGAGTCGCAGGAGTTCGCCGACACGGCCGGCCGCTACCGGCTCGACTCCCGGATCGCCACGGGCGGCATGGGCGAGGTGTGGCGGGCCACCGACACCGCCCTCGGGCGCGAGGTCGCCGTCAAGCTGCTCAAGACCGAGTACGCCGACGACCCCGTCTTCCGCTCCCGCTTCGAGACCGAGGCGCGGCACGCCGCCGCCCTGCACCACCCCGGGGTCGCGGCCGTCTACGACGTCGGTGAGCGTGACGCCACCGACGGCTCCGGCCACCCCCGCCCGTTCCTGGTGATGGAGCTGGTCGAGGGCCAGCCGCTCTCGGCCCTGATCGGGGCCGGGCGCGACCTCGACCCGGTGGCGGTCCGCGACCTGCTGGCCCAGGTCGGTGAGGCCCTCGGTGCCGCCCACCGCGCCGGCATCATCCACCGCGACGTCAAGCCCGCCAACCTGATCGTCACCCCGGCCGGCAAGGTCAAGGTCACCGACTTCGGCATCGCCCGCGCCGCCGACGGCGTCGGCATCACCCGCACCGGTGCGGTCATGGGCACCCCCCAGTACCTCTCCCCCGAGCAGGCCGAGGGCCGCCCTGCCACCGCCGCCTCCGACGTCTACGCCCTCGGGGTCGTGGCCTTCGAGTGCCTGGCCGGACGACGACCCTTCGACGCCGAGTCGCCCGTCGCGACCGCGCTCGCCCACATCCGCGAGCCCGTCCCGTCGCTGCCCGCCCGGGTGCCGGCCGACCTGGCCGCGGTCGTCACCCGCGCGCTGTCCAAGAGCCCCGAGGACCGCTACCCCGACGGGGCGGCGTTCGCCGCGGCGCTGCGCGACCCGGCCACGGCGGCCGTCCAGCGCCCGCCCGCGGTCGCGCCCGTGGTGCCAGCGTCCGACGCCACCCAGACCCAGGTGCTCGCGGCCACGCCCTACGAGCCGTCCTACGAGCCCGCCCACGAGCCCGCGGCCGCCCCGGCGACGAGCAGCACCCCCGTCGCCGACGACGAGCGCACCAACCCCTGGCCCCTCGTGCTCGTCGTGCTCCTCGTGGTGGCGCTGGCCGTCGTCGTGATCCTGCTGCTCACCGGCAACGACGACGACTCCGAACCGGCCTCCACTCCCCCCAGCACCACGGGCCGGTCGACAGCGCCTACTGAGACGACACCGACCAGCACCGCACCCGGCACGGTCTCGGTCGACGAGGGCCTCTACGTCGGCCAGCAGGTCGACGACGTCGAGGCCGACCTGCGCGAGCTCGACCTCCGGGTCCAGCGCAACGGGCAGGACAACGACAACCCCGACCTCGACGGACAGGTCACCGCCGTGTCCCCGAGCGGCGACGTCCAGCCCGGCGAGACCATCACGGTGACCTACTGGGACGACGCACCGGAGACCCCGACGAGCGAGCCGCCCTCGTCGCCGCCGTCGTCCCCGCCGTCCTCCCCGCCCTCGTCGCCGCCGTCGTCCCCGCCGACCTCCCCGCCCTCGTCGCCGCCCCCCAGCGATCCCGTCACACCGCCCACCGAGGGAGTGCCCACCCCGTGA
- a CDS encoding peptidoglycan D,D-transpeptidase FtsI family protein, whose translation MNKPIRTVSIFFMLLFLALMLNATYYQFVAADSLDKRPENRRVKEAAYSSERGAILVGRTPIAQSKAVDDEFKFLRTYPDRGLYAPVTGYFSFGSSTGIESSQNKVLSGDDPRLFISNLVELLGNKPPKGGSVQLTLDPDAQRAAYKGLTALGDGVEGSVVAIEPKTGKILAMVSVPSFDPNRLATHDFAARDKLYQTLERDSSEPLLNRGIQKRLAPGSTFKLVTAAAALESGDYDGPDDIVPGGDTFQLPQTSGATGQIDNEGRSCPADGLTLRKAMEQSCNTTFAQLAIKVGSEGMLRQAEKFGFNSDYLEDLDGQVRSAFPSDLTPPEVGQTGIGQFEVQATPLQMAMVAGAIANDGVVMRPYIVDEVQQADYDAETTEPEELSRAISSETAKTLTDVLVSTVDEGTATPAQIEDVEVAGKTGTAQRGVAGKPPYGWFVSFAPAGDADVAVAVMIEEAPGQEIAGGRLGGPIAKAVMEAVLDK comes from the coding sequence ATGAACAAGCCGATCCGCACCGTCTCCATCTTCTTCATGCTGCTGTTCCTGGCGCTGATGCTCAACGCGACCTACTACCAGTTCGTCGCCGCCGACAGCCTCGACAAGCGCCCCGAGAACCGCCGCGTCAAGGAGGCCGCCTACTCCAGCGAGCGCGGCGCCATCCTGGTCGGGCGCACCCCGATCGCGCAGAGCAAGGCCGTCGACGACGAGTTCAAGTTCCTACGCACCTACCCCGACCGCGGGCTCTACGCCCCGGTCACCGGCTACTTCTCGTTCGGCTCCAGCACCGGCATCGAGTCGTCGCAGAACAAGGTGCTCTCGGGCGACGACCCGCGCCTGTTCATCAGCAACCTGGTCGAGCTGCTCGGCAACAAGCCGCCCAAGGGGGGCAGCGTCCAGCTGACGCTCGACCCCGACGCCCAGCGGGCGGCGTACAAGGGGCTGACGGCGCTCGGCGACGGGGTCGAGGGCTCCGTCGTGGCGATCGAGCCCAAGACCGGCAAGATCCTGGCGATGGTCTCGGTGCCGAGCTTCGACCCCAACCGCCTCGCGACCCACGACTTCGCGGCCCGCGACAAGCTCTACCAGACGCTCGAGCGCGACAGCAGCGAGCCGCTGCTCAACCGCGGCATCCAGAAGCGCCTGGCGCCCGGCTCCACGTTCAAGCTGGTCACCGCGGCGGCAGCGCTCGAGTCGGGTGACTACGACGGCCCCGACGACATCGTCCCCGGCGGCGACACCTTCCAGCTGCCGCAGACCTCCGGCGCCACGGGCCAGATCGACAACGAGGGCCGCTCCTGCCCGGCCGACGGGCTCACCCTGCGCAAGGCGATGGAGCAGTCCTGCAACACGACCTTCGCCCAGCTGGCCATCAAGGTCGGCTCCGAGGGGATGCTGCGCCAGGCCGAGAAGTTCGGGTTCAACAGCGACTACCTCGAGGACCTCGACGGCCAGGTCCGCTCGGCGTTCCCCTCCGACCTCACCCCGCCCGAGGTCGGCCAGACCGGCATCGGCCAGTTCGAGGTGCAGGCGACCCCGCTGCAGATGGCGATGGTCGCCGGCGCGATCGCCAACGACGGGGTCGTCATGCGGCCCTACATCGTCGACGAGGTCCAGCAGGCCGACTACGACGCCGAGACGACCGAGCCCGAGGAGCTGTCGCGCGCCATCTCCTCCGAGACCGCGAAGACCCTCACCGACGTGCTCGTCTCCACCGTCGACGAGGGCACGGCCACGCCGGCCCAGATCGAGGACGTCGAGGTCGCCGGCAAGACCGGCACCGCCCAGCGCGGCGTGGCCGGCAAGCCTCCCTACGGCTGGTTCGTGTCCTTCGCCCCCGCCGGTGACGCCGACGTGGCGGTCGCCGTCATGATCGAGGAGGCGCCGGGCCAGGAGATCGCCGGCGGACGCCTGGGCGGTCCCATCGCCAAGGCCGTGATGGAAGCGGTGCTCGACAAGTGA
- a CDS encoding FtsW/RodA/SpoVE family cell cycle protein, with product MATTPGNPSTLMGFVHRRRRGAELFLLVLALGVGVGGYAAVGLGVQGKVPPDIIGYGGWLAALMVGAHVVVRLVAPYADPVMLPVVAALNGLGLAVIHRIDLAEDHTFARQQLTWMTVGVILFAGTLLVLRDHRVLARFTYTFGLLAIVLLLMPILPGIGKNINGARIWIGVGPFSFQPGEVAKVLLVVAFAGYLVLHRDALALAGRRVLFVDLPRGRDLGPIVAMWLVSLGILVFQKDLGSSLLFFGLFLLMLYVATERPGWIIVGGVMFFAGATAAYRLFGHVRVRVDTWLHPFEYYRGPLGQNSDQLVEGLFGFAWGGLIGRGFGGGDPARTSYAESDFIMASIGEELGLTAVLAVLVLYGLLVERALRTAVISRDGFGKLMATGLAGIIALQVFVVIGGVTRLIPLTGLTTSFLSYGGSSLVASWVVVALLLRISDQARRPLPALEPVDEQAEANEATQLIKVSR from the coding sequence ATGGCCACCACACCGGGCAACCCGTCGACGCTGATGGGCTTCGTCCACCGGCGGCGTCGAGGGGCCGAGCTGTTCCTGCTCGTACTCGCACTCGGGGTCGGCGTGGGCGGCTACGCCGCGGTCGGTCTCGGCGTCCAGGGCAAGGTGCCGCCCGACATCATCGGCTACGGCGGCTGGCTCGCGGCGCTGATGGTCGGCGCCCACGTCGTGGTGCGGCTCGTGGCGCCGTACGCCGACCCGGTGATGCTGCCGGTCGTGGCGGCCCTGAACGGGCTGGGCCTGGCGGTCATCCACCGCATCGACCTGGCCGAGGACCACACCTTCGCCCGCCAGCAGCTGACCTGGATGACGGTCGGCGTCATCCTCTTCGCCGGCACCCTGCTCGTGCTGCGCGACCACCGGGTGCTGGCCCGGTTCACCTACACGTTCGGGTTGCTCGCGATCGTGCTGCTGCTCATGCCGATCCTTCCCGGCATCGGCAAGAACATCAACGGCGCCCGTATCTGGATCGGCGTCGGCCCCTTCAGCTTCCAGCCCGGCGAGGTCGCCAAGGTGCTGCTGGTCGTCGCGTTCGCCGGCTACCTCGTGCTCCACCGCGACGCGTTGGCGCTGGCCGGGCGCCGGGTGCTGTTCGTCGACCTGCCGCGCGGGCGCGACCTGGGCCCGATCGTGGCGATGTGGCTGGTCAGCCTCGGCATCCTGGTGTTCCAGAAGGACCTCGGCTCCAGCCTGCTCTTCTTCGGCCTCTTCCTGCTGATGCTCTACGTCGCCACCGAGCGGCCCGGGTGGATCATCGTGGGCGGCGTGATGTTCTTCGCCGGGGCCACCGCGGCCTACCGGCTGTTCGGCCACGTGCGCGTCCGCGTCGACACCTGGCTGCACCCCTTCGAGTACTACCGCGGCCCGCTCGGCCAGAACAGCGACCAGCTCGTCGAGGGTCTCTTCGGGTTCGCCTGGGGCGGGCTCATCGGCCGCGGGTTCGGCGGCGGCGACCCGGCGCGCACCTCCTACGCCGAGTCCGACTTCATCATGGCCTCGATCGGCGAGGAGCTCGGCCTGACCGCCGTCCTGGCCGTCCTGGTCCTCTACGGCCTGCTCGTCGAGCGGGCCCTGCGCACCGCGGTGATCTCGCGCGACGGGTTCGGCAAGCTGATGGCGACCGGGCTCGCCGGCATCATCGCGCTGCAGGTGTTCGTCGTCATCGGCGGCGTCACCCGCCTCATCCCGCTCACCGGGCTCACCACGTCGTTCCTGTCCTACGGCGGCTCCTCGCTGGTGGCGAGCTGGGTCGTCGTGGCGCTGCTGCTGCGCATCTCCGACCAGGCCCGCCGCCCCCTGCCCGCCCTCGAGCCCGTCGACGAGCAGGCCGAGGCCAACGAGGCCACCCAGCTGATCAAGGTCTCGCGATGA
- a CDS encoding PP2C family protein-serine/threonine phosphatase: MTGTPQEPDAAAEASADPEATRESATVSGAPAPVEPLLLHYSAISDVGRVRKDNQDSGYAGPWLLTVCDGVGGAARGDIASSTAVSELRNLDADPPDGQGPLLDRVTRALHSAHEQIGRLVDADPTISGTSTTATVALFDGRRVGIGHVGDSRAYLFRDNEISQLTTDHTFVQSLIDEGRITEAEARVHPNRNLILKALDGIHEAEPDLFMLELVDGDRLFLCSDGACGVLDDGRLADILSMGTPDFAAVELVRASLEAGSSDNVTCVVADVVTPEAAAADPAYAELEPMLVGAAAELKRKLPRGLFRGHRSGDTGELEPVEADLPANLPFAVASDPLRPVDPEAARYAPQPRPRYTWLRRVMVLVIVVGLLWIGAAAAWSYVQRQYYVGEEDGVVVIQHGLDASLPGFDLSEVVVVTTLRVDELAEFDRNLVREGIPVDDLAEARDRVDELGAKRLPDETDETGG, translated from the coding sequence GTGACCGGCACCCCCCAGGAGCCCGACGCGGCCGCCGAGGCGAGCGCCGACCCGGAGGCCACCCGCGAGAGCGCCACGGTCTCGGGCGCACCCGCCCCGGTCGAACCCCTGCTGCTGCACTACTCGGCGATCTCCGACGTCGGCCGGGTCCGCAAGGACAACCAGGACTCCGGCTACGCCGGTCCGTGGCTGCTGACGGTCTGCGACGGCGTCGGTGGCGCCGCCCGCGGCGACATCGCCTCCTCGACCGCGGTCTCCGAGCTGCGCAACCTCGACGCCGACCCGCCCGACGGCCAGGGACCCCTGCTCGACCGGGTCACCCGCGCTCTCCACTCGGCCCACGAGCAGATCGGGCGGCTCGTCGACGCCGACCCCACGATCAGCGGCACCAGCACCACCGCCACGGTCGCGCTCTTCGACGGCCGTCGCGTCGGCATCGGGCACGTCGGCGACAGCCGCGCCTACCTCTTCCGCGACAACGAGATCAGTCAGCTCACCACCGACCACACCTTCGTGCAGAGCCTCATCGACGAGGGCCGCATCACCGAGGCCGAGGCGCGGGTCCACCCCAACCGCAACCTCATCCTCAAGGCGCTCGACGGCATCCACGAGGCCGAGCCCGACCTCTTCATGCTCGAGCTCGTCGACGGCGACCGGTTGTTCCTGTGCAGCGACGGCGCCTGCGGCGTGCTCGACGACGGCCGGCTGGCCGACATCCTCTCGATGGGCACCCCCGACTTCGCCGCCGTCGAGCTGGTCCGCGCCAGCCTCGAGGCCGGCAGCTCCGACAACGTCACGTGCGTCGTCGCCGACGTCGTGACGCCCGAGGCCGCCGCGGCCGACCCGGCGTACGCCGAGCTCGAGCCGATGCTCGTCGGCGCGGCCGCCGAGCTCAAGCGCAAGCTGCCGCGCGGCCTGTTCCGCGGCCACCGCTCCGGCGACACCGGCGAGCTCGAGCCGGTCGAGGCCGACCTCCCCGCCAACCTGCCGTTCGCCGTCGCCTCCGACCCGCTGCGGCCGGTCGACCCCGAGGCCGCCCGCTACGCCCCGCAGCCGCGGCCCCGCTACACGTGGCTGCGCCGGGTCATGGTCCTGGTGATCGTCGTCGGCCTGCTGTGGATCGGCGCGGCCGCCGCGTGGTCCTACGTGCAGCGCCAGTACTACGTAGGCGAGGAGGACGGCGTGGTGGTCATCCAGCACGGCCTCGACGCCTCGCTCCCGGGCTTCGACCTGTCCGAGGTCGTCGTCGTGACGACGCTGCGCGTCGACGAGCTCGCGGAGTTCGACCGCAACCTGGTCCGCGAGGGCATCCCGGTCGACGACCTCGCCGAGGCCCGCGACCGGGTCGACGAGCTCGGCGCCAAGCGGCTGCCCGACGAGACCGACGAGACCGGCGGCTGA
- a CDS encoding FHA domain-containing protein FhaB/FipA, translated as MSELTYFLIRIAYLAILWIFVLAAISVIRSDMFGARVPEAQRTVRAPDAPKPPKQKASKRRGSPTRVAVTQGSNTGATAGLDRAPILIGRGTDAAIRLDDDYVSTRHARIAASGDQWFVEDLGSTNGTYIGSVRITQPTTITLGTQVRIGKTILELQK; from the coding sequence GTGTCTGAGCTGACCTACTTCCTGATCCGGATCGCCTACCTGGCGATCCTGTGGATCTTCGTGCTGGCCGCCATCTCGGTGATCCGCTCCGACATGTTCGGCGCGCGGGTGCCCGAGGCCCAGCGCACCGTGCGCGCCCCCGACGCCCCCAAGCCGCCGAAGCAGAAGGCATCGAAGCGGCGCGGCTCGCCGACGCGCGTCGCGGTCACCCAGGGCAGCAACACCGGGGCGACGGCCGGGCTCGACCGCGCACCCATCCTCATCGGGCGCGGCACCGACGCCGCGATCCGCCTCGACGACGACTACGTCTCGACCCGGCACGCCCGCATCGCCGCCTCCGGCGACCAGTGGTTCGTCGAGGACCTCGGCTCCACCAACGGCACCTACATCGGCAGCGTCCGGATCACCCAGCCGACGACGATCACCCTCGGCACCCAGGTCCGCATCGGCAAGACGATCCTGGAGCTGCAGAAGTGA
- a CDS encoding FhaA domain-containing protein, translating to MGGLQRFEQRLESMISGAFAKAFRSAVQPVEIAAALEREIDNNAQILSRDRRMVPNDFHVELSATDLGRLAPYDSTLARELSDQLQEHAQGQSYVFPGPIRIGFEEAGDLTTGRFRIRSAAQAKVVGTATHTQVTRAQALIEVNGSQHPLLPPGLVVGRGTDADLRINDPGISRRHLEFNITLGREGQDPLVEVHDLGSTNGITVDGRKVPRATLREGSQVKVGTTTMTLRIVREEAHGV from the coding sequence GTGGGGGGATTGCAGCGCTTCGAGCAACGCCTGGAGTCCATGATCTCCGGCGCGTTCGCCAAGGCCTTCCGCAGCGCGGTGCAGCCGGTGGAGATCGCGGCCGCACTCGAGCGCGAGATCGACAACAACGCGCAGATCCTGTCGCGCGACCGGCGCATGGTGCCCAACGACTTCCACGTCGAGCTGTCGGCGACCGACCTGGGCCGCCTGGCGCCGTACGACTCCACGCTGGCGCGCGAGCTGTCCGACCAGCTCCAGGAGCACGCCCAGGGGCAGTCCTACGTCTTCCCCGGTCCGATCCGGATCGGGTTCGAGGAGGCCGGCGACCTGACGACCGGCCGGTTCCGCATCCGCAGCGCCGCCCAGGCCAAGGTCGTCGGCACCGCCACCCACACGCAGGTCACCCGGGCCCAGGCCCTGATCGAGGTCAACGGCAGCCAGCACCCGCTGCTGCCGCCGGGGCTGGTCGTGGGCCGCGGAACCGACGCCGACCTGCGCATCAACGACCCGGGCATCAGCCGGCGCCACCTGGAGTTCAACATCACCCTGGGCCGCGAGGGCCAGGACCCGCTCGTCGAGGTCCACGACCTCGGCTCCACCAACGGCATCACCGTCGACGGCCGCAAGGTCCCCCGCGCCACGCTGCGCGAGGGCTCCCAGGTCAAGGTCGGCACCACCACGATGACGCTGCGCATCGTGCGCGAGGAGGCCCACGGTGTCTGA